The genomic DNA TTCCCTTTTTTTATAGTGCCAGCACTCCACTTATCAATGAAGAAAGTGCTAAGAACTTTAAGCCTTTCGATTTTATTTTCCTCCAAAGAGATTCAGTTGATCCCTCCTATAGTTACATCATAATGTTGAACTGTTAATTCGGTTTTAATTAAATGTAAAGCTTTTGTAAATTTAATTGAAAACTAAATGAAAGTATAGGAGGATGATTATTTCGCTTTTTTGAATACTACAAGACTCAATTTCTTGAAGATTTTTACAATTATTATCCCCCCCAAAAAAAAACTGCCTCGAAATTTGAGACAGTTTTTTGTGGAAAAGGGGAGCGCTAATGTCATTGACCCTGTTCTTCTTTGCGGATCCCTTCTTGGACATCTTTTATGTTTTCAACTTTTTGAACAGTATTTTCAAGATTTTTATTTTCTTCCATGCGTTTTTTCTTAAGTTCAAAGTAAGCATCCATTACTCTTTCGCCAATTTTTAGGTTAACCTTATGATCATGATTCCCTTGATATGCCCATGGGACCAAAACAGCCATGGCAATTTCCGGATGATTGGATGGTGCATACCCTACTAAACTCAAATTCATAACTTCCGGCGGTTCTTTTCCAAATTTTTTCCGTTCCGGTCCGTCATAAAATGCTTGCGCAGTACCGGTTTTACCTGCAGGAGAATAACTTTTATGACCAAAGTACCCAACAGCAGTACCTTTTGGCGCCTGCATAACTTGCCTGAATCCTTCCTGAACCCGCTTAATCCATTCTGGTTTCATGTCAATCCGGTTTAAAACTTTAGGCTCAAACTCTTCTATAATAGGACCAAGTTCATCATTTTTCATAACCGGTTCTCTAATTTCCTTTACTATATGCGGCTGAATGCGGTAACCATTGTTCGCAATAGTTGATACATATTGGGCCAATTGCATATTTGTATACGTATCATACTGGCCTATTACTAAGTCAAGTAGAAAACCAGGTTTTTTGTCTTTTCCTTTAAAGCCTACCATTTCATTCGGTAAATCAATCCCTGTTCTTATTCCTAGGCCAAATTCGCTAAAGTAGTTACGGATTGTATCAAAAGCTTCTGGTTTAAGAGGCAGCGGCTGATTATATTCATAATGCCCTTTCCCAATTTTCACGGCAATTTTAAACATATAAACGTTTGAAGATCTTCTTAAAGCATATAGATCATCAATAAGTCCCATGGTTGTCCATGATTTTTTTAATGGCGTCCCCTTGATTTTCATTGGAGCATCTAATTGCATGGTACCAGGATGAATTGCACCTGTTTTGTACCCCGTTAATACAGTTGCCCCTTTCACGGCAGAACCAACATTGTAAGAAGTAGTAATATTTCCAAGGGCATCATCCTGCATTTCTGTTCTTCCGGTTTTTTCATTTTTTACGATGCGTTTTCCAGCCATTGTCAAAATTTCACCAGTATTCGGGTCCATCAAGACTACATAAGCCCTGTCGAGCAGTGAAGTTCCTGGTTTGCTCTTTGCAGCCCATAATTCTTGTTCAATTATTTTTTCAACAGCAAGCTGAAGATCCATATCGATCGTTAGAACAAGATCCTTTCCTCTTTCACCTTCTGAAATAACTTCTGTTTTCAATACATTGCCTGCTTTATCAGTTATCTTCTTCACTTTTGCTTTTTGACCGTGAAGAATATCTTCATACTGCTTTTCAAGATAGCTTTTCCCTACACGGTCATTACGGTTATAGTCTTTTGATAAATAATAATCCAATTGTTCCTTTGGAAGCCCTTCGTCTGATGAAGACACATCACCGAGCACAGATCTCAATGTTTTTCCATAAGGGTAATATCGGTCCCAGTCTGTCGTTGTATCAACACCTGGCAGCTTTTCAAGGTTTTCACTTACGATCGCAATTTCTTTAGGTGTCACACCCTTATTTTTAACGATCTGCGGAGTCAATGCATAGCCGCTATTAAATTCCCTGTAGATGGC from Bacillus methanolicus MGA3 includes the following:
- a CDS encoding peptidoglycan D,D-transpeptidase FtsI family protein; its protein translation is MLFFAVFLLFSLLILRLGVVQIVYGEDFKREIERTEDITVNTPVPRGKMFDRNGKVIVDNIPLNAITYTKSQGISQKEMLKVAEKLAKFIHKDYSKVQERDKKDYWILKNPEKAKAKITDKEWKLFEEKKLDDKDIYKLQLERITDKELSQLTKHDLEVLAIYREFNSGYALTPQIVKNKGVTPKEIAIVSENLEKLPGVDTTTDWDRYYPYGKTLRSVLGDVSSSDEGLPKEQLDYYLSKDYNRNDRVGKSYLEKQYEDILHGQKAKVKKITDKAGNVLKTEVISEGERGKDLVLTIDMDLQLAVEKIIEQELWAAKSKPGTSLLDRAYVVLMDPNTGEILTMAGKRIVKNEKTGRTEMQDDALGNITTSYNVGSAVKGATVLTGYKTGAIHPGTMQLDAPMKIKGTPLKKSWTTMGLIDDLYALRRSSNVYMFKIAVKIGKGHYEYNQPLPLKPEAFDTIRNYFSEFGLGIRTGIDLPNEMVGFKGKDKKPGFLLDLVIGQYDTYTNMQLAQYVSTIANNGYRIQPHIVKEIREPVMKNDELGPIIEEFEPKVLNRIDMKPEWIKRVQEGFRQVMQAPKGTAVGYFGHKSYSPAGKTGTAQAFYDGPERKKFGKEPPEVMNLSLVGYAPSNHPEIAMAVLVPWAYQGNHDHKVNLKIGERVMDAYFELKKKRMEENKNLENTVQKVENIKDVQEGIRKEEQGQ